From the genome of Vitis riparia cultivar Riparia Gloire de Montpellier isolate 1030 chromosome 2, EGFV_Vit.rip_1.0, whole genome shotgun sequence:
ctagtaaatttaaaaaaaaaaacagtacaATAAGATGTTCATGAAGTACATCAACTCCTCCTATTATTGGTTTCTCTATTAGGACAAGAACGTCGATTGTGACCCGATTGCTTGCAAAGTCCACATGTTTGTGGAGTCCTAGtttcccttgcatccatctcATTATGCAAACGACTTGATTTTGGTCGACCAAAAGTTAGCCGTTTCATTGAGTCTGAAGGCACAATTATCGGTCCATTATATTGAGGCCACTCCAACTcatcaaatatgggataaaacAAGGGAGCCCATGTTGATAGGTAAGCACGTGTGGTGTAATAACCTTGTAcaaattgttgaaaatcaattgcTCGACAATGATAAGCAGCAAGAATGTGCGAACATGGGAATCCTAACAAAAGTGTTTTGTTACATGTGCAAGACCCCGTTTGAAGGGTAACATGATATGTGCGAGGTTTCCTATTACTGCTTCCAACAGAGTGTCTAGTTTTAACATGAAAACGTCCCGccacatgatcatacaaaagAACCTCATGTGCACCCGTCTTAACAACTTTAGCCTTTATCTTGGCGTCAATATGTGGAGTGAATTCTTCACCTGAAGCGAGTCGACTGGCACCATGCTCCCGCCTGACTATGATAACTGTTAACCCGATAGAAAGTTAACTGGACTAAAGCTGTTATTGGTAAGTTACGAGCACCCTTAAGGAcaccattaaaaatttcagacaTGTTAGTTGTCATAATCCTATATCTCCGGCCACTATCATATGAGAGTGCCCATTTTTCAAGATGAATTTGCTCCAACCAATTTCTAGCCTCGGCATTTATCCGGCCAATTGTATCCatgtgagaaataaattttttaactttactcTCCATAGCAGCCCTACACATGAGATCCTTTAAAGTCTTATCTTTGAACTTTGTGTTGAAATTACTCGCTAAATGACGAATGCAAAATCTATGACAAGCATCTGGCTGAGTCCATCCCGAATATGTTTCATTGACAACAACTATAATGCTAGGATGACGATCAGAAATCAGACACAACCCTTTCCTTTGTGTTACTCCAACTCTGATACATGCCAAAAACCAACTCCAACTATCTGTATTCTCTCCTTCTGTAATGGCAAATGCAAGTGGAAACAATTGGTTATTACCATCACATCCCATAGCAATAAGCAAAGTccctttatattttccatacaaaTGTGTCCCATCAATACTGAGAATTGGTCGACAGTGTGCAAACCCTTTAATAGATGGAGCGAATGCCCAAAAAACACGctgaaaaatttcttcattcgGATTGTTTCCAGGAACCATTTTGGAATACATAATGCATCCAGGATTTGAATGCTCCAAGGCAAGGAAGAAACGAGGCAACTCTGCATAAGACTTGTACCAATCACCAAATAATCGAGTCATTGCTTTCCTTTTTGCCTTCATtgctttttgataagaaatttggTAACCAAATTGTTCCGCAACAACAGCTTGAATTGCAGCAACTGTAATGGTCATTTCTACCTTCACCAATGTTTCAATATACTTAGATACAAAGCTAGAATCCAACTGTGAATGATCTTGATTAATACATGGATTGACACATGTATGAGGACCTTTGTACTTTGTGATTCTAAACATACCCGTATCTTTCACTGTCATTGCCCTTAGTCGCCATTGACACTCTAGTGTTTTTTTACATTGAAGAACTAACACACTTGCATTTGATCTATAAACAGTAAACTCTTGGTGCGCCTTTATGGAAAACATCTTCACAGCATGTTGCAAATCTGATTTGGAGGAAAATATTTGGCCAATTGATAATTCTCCATCAACATTTCCTAAAGTTGGCTTTTTCCATGGAGTCCAATAACTTACAACACAATTAATTGCCTCgtccatatttaaaaattgtggtGTAGGTGGCATATGGTATGAAACGGGTACAAATGTTTCCTCTAGGTTGTCATTAGAGATATTAAATTGGGTACCATGTGGGGAGACAACTAGTGATGTGTTTTCAACTTCAGACTCAACCTCAGGATTATTAGACCTATCACCAACTTCAAGGTTCACAAATCTTGTGCTTTCACATTCCACAACTTGTTGGACCATcaccaaatcaatattttatgtttgacaacaattttcatcatcattaggTAAATGAATCTCATCTGTGTCGATTCCATCATCTTTATCATCTTCCTTATCTCTCTCATTTTCGTCATCAACATCAGTATCACCTGTTGATAATCGTGTCAAATGACCCATTTCATTACTCAAATGATAATGGTTGGGAGTTTGCTCTATGAATAATTGAACTGAAGACATTCCATACTTCGATGGCACCAGTAGCATACCTGCAACTGTCCGATCATTTCTCACCACTAATGGTTGAAATTTATTCATTTCAGTTGGATGACGACATTTCAAGACTAACTGATAGTCTCTATCAACAccaatgatatcatatatcatcTTCAACAACTCCACAAAGGTCGTATGAATGGGCACATCTATAGGCTCAATCTctacattatttccaatatatctcAAATCCGTTTCTGTTCTCAAAATTGTTCCATTCCAACAACATAGCACTTCTACTATGGAATCAGTCATAATTGCCTTcacataaataataacaaaagattattacataaaaaacataatatttattcaagtaaaaaataatactttatggtcaatgattcataaaatacaataataaacctaataaatattggaatgtaaCAAAGCTTCATGTCTAAATACCAAGTTCAACTCAAATGAAAGCAATGTATAAGCAAATAAGTGTATAAGTAAAGAGTAGgatgatattatgaattaatattatttttgtggtccaataaaatgttttacatgtGTTTGGGTTACAAACacgtttagtttatttttctaatttcataattaggatgagattaacttttaatatttttttgataaaatgaaattaatatttttatattaaaaattaaattttaaaataaatatgtgctaattatgttaattcttttacaactcaaaattatctgttaaatatatttttaaaaataaatatatgttaaatatgttattttaaataaaaatgagattttctaaagaaacttgtaaaaaaaataattttcaatatctcagaaataaaaaccatatcctaaggttattatattgttttatatatggaacataaaattaaaaactttgatcttctatttggaattattttaaaaattagatcctgaaaatcatatttgataaccTTCCTTGCTATTATGCTTGCACTGCAGAATGTAGATAGCACGTAGATTGTGATTCTAAATTCtggtataataataaaaatgctttcttggcaattttttttttatattccctGGCATCACACCCTACTTGAACATCTAGACGTGTCCAAGGACCACACCATTTGTAATACTGTCTAGTGTGCACTCACGAAAATGAAGTACAACCCAATTGACAAAGCATCACATAAACAATATGGTCCCTACCCATATTCAATTTCTCCAACCCATAATCAAAGTTTTTCCAGATGGGTTCACTTTTGGCCTCCCTTTCATCCTCCTCCACTCCCATCACATCCACAATCTAGAAGTCTAAGTGGAGTCATCAAACATGAGGTATATGGTCTATTTTATAATAGGTTTTTTTAGAGTTGGACCATTCATTTTAtacttttactattttattttaataatatttttattaaaagtacgGGTAATTttgatatctttaaaaaatgtaattaaataaaaattaaatttttggataTAACCAAATACAAAAGtctttttaaagagaaaatgtcTGTACTTTAAGAATCtggcttttttttaaaaaaaaaaaaaaaaagtgtttactCATATTTGAGAAGTTTTCTTGATATCAAGGCAAAAAATTCTAGATgagtattttatatttaagagcTATTGAGACAAAATTATTCAAGATCTCttgatcagaaaaaaaaattatttattcattttttactttgaaattgtttatatccaaaatcatttttttcctagcaaacatgttatatatattcATGCAAGATACATCCAATTTATGATAGAAACATTAAATTTAGataaccaaaaaatatataaaaatatttctacagTTAACAGAACACGTTTCCCAGACCTCAATTCGTTACTTTTAAAAAGCtagtattttatattataaccTCAAATAGATGAGCAATTCATAACAATACTTCCATAATAGTAGAACTTCTATCAAATACTTCACTTCAgtttgggaaaaataaaatattttgaatgttgAGGCCTTTCCTCCTTCAAAGACAAGGAATGAGTGTAAGTGAATGCATGGGTAGATTGACACAGAAATAAAACATCCTAAATTCAATCATATTAATGACAATGTGTTGTCTCACATTCAGAACAAGTAGAAATTGGAGACATCTTTGAGAACAGATTCAATCCAACATATCATCGATTCAGCCAAGGTCACAACCACTTTACAAAATAGAATATCGCCAGATTTCTGAAACATGTGCTTGGAGACTCACATCATCTATTGAGTCGGTCGAAATTCTTAGCAAACACATTCCCTATTCcactcaaattctaaaaaaagaaaaaagaattaaaaatcattccattcaaatatatttatcattatttacaactttcattttttttttaaatctgttATCTATggctattaatattattaattaatgccccataataatttcaaaaaattcttttcgattaatcctaattttttcCCCTTAACTACAAAATCTTATAagttaatttcatatatatgataatatcctcataaatccttttattatttaaatattatagaatatcatattttttttatttccaaatttaaattaaaaatgcattCTAATCTCTATGTGTAATGCATTTTCTACCCAAAGTCCAAACCAATTTGAACCTCTCCTAATCCGTTTCAAGCAACCGTTTCACACTacaaatttacataattaaccctatttttttctttcatctttgaaaaattatggaGATGGATTtagtatataaataatattatcataaatCCTATTactattcaaatattatataaaattaatttgattgagaGTCATGACTCATGCACACACAAATATTAATCTTGGGatacctaaaaaaatatttaaaatataatacaaattttaaattattgaaatagaAATTGGATAATTTTTTGGTGGCCAGCTGCTTATTGAAACAAAAGGTTATTGCAAACATGgacttaaatacaaaaaaaaaaaacccaaaacctcCATTTTTTTAAGCAACAACCATCTTTTTCATgctcatttccttttcttgttcTGTTTTTCAGAACattaaaaactcattttaattaagcCCAACAACTGCAATGGGAGGGCCTCGGTTTTTTGTGACAATAATTTACTCTCCTTGTAGCCaattctcaccaaccaaacagagcaacAAAACACAATCAACACAACACATCTCACCTGTTTTCCGTAGACTGAGTAGCTCCTCAATGCTGACACCGCAAGCCTAATCCTCCCCAATGACTGCCACAAAATCTGATACTAACAGCCATTAATTCACCATAACCACACTCCCTAACCAATCATTCacaacaatggaaaaaaaaaaaattctaaaaaccgAGATTTTgagatgggaaaaaaatttgaaaagtgtcaaaaacaatatataagCCAAAAAGAAGATTATGACTCACCTTAAACTTTATGCTTTGTAGCTCCACCGTTTTTTTTAGTGGCCCACTGGTGGGGCTAgggtttagaaaaaaaaatcacacagaAGAGAGAACAGCAGCATGGGAGAGAACAGAGCACGGAGATGGAAATGGTAAAGTAAAAACagtataaaatattgatttatggGCTGATGTGGCTTCAAGGGGccattttgaacaatagtttGGAAATGAGCCCACTTTCAACgttaagtttcaaaaatgggCCATTTTGGCCCAGAAGTCAAACTAAAAGCTATGTTGATTTTAGCTTAACAACTTTCCAAGTTTAAGGAACAAAGATCAATTTGAGAGGGTCATTGCCTAGTAATAAGATTTATTAAGAGATTTGACGGATGCAATTAACAATTCTTgggatttgagaattttaaaacaCATCCATGATTTCTCTCTTCACATCCacctctcttttttatttttatttttaaaaaagttgaaatgacaatattgtttttttttccatctcgCCCTAATCCTAATTCCACTTCTCATATTTCTTCTCCTTcctttcttattattattatttttttcattttgtcttcttcatatttatttatttatatattttaaattacaaaacaaatgCAATGAGAGAGAACGAGGTAGCCATGGCATGTTACTGTAACCATTGTGACTAGCGGAAAGCCATGGCCAcacccttttcattttttttttattaagaaaaattttaaaaaaaagtcagaGAGAAACGGGTGGTCATGACGtgactgttagttatgttcactTGCAATGACATGGTTAAGCCCTACCACATTTCACAACTAGGCTCAATTGCCAGTCATGTTTGGTAacaagaatgattttttttttttttccttttttcatttcaaagaggaaaaaaatgtgGAACATAATAAAGAGGAAGagaagacaaaaaaagaaaaaaaaaaagaaaataaagaaatggaagaaataaaagtgagaaaatagggttagggtttgtgtATAGGAATGGTGAGGTTGAATAagagggtattttagggattttaaatatgaaatttatttaaaaaataaaagaaaataagtggATGTATCAAGAGATTTGATGGATGCACTTAACAATTCTCAGAATTTAGGAAGTTTTAAACACATCCACAATTTCATTCTTAACATCAACCCctctttttaaaagtaaaaaataaaaataaatatgaaaggaCAATattgctcatttctttttcctcttagCATCCGACCTTAAACTTAACTTCCATTCTCATCATTTTTCTCTTCCCTTCTTCATCTCATTTtcctcttcaaattttttttattcaattgtaAAACAAATCCAacgaaagagaaagagagaaaaagaggggCAACCATTGCATGGCTGATCGTTGTAACTAGTTGAACCTCATGGCCACCtgccttttcatttttattttgaattaagaaaaaaaaaagtggaagagAAAAAGGTGATGATGTGACCATGAATCACCATTTATTGATGATAGCATGACCAATCACTACCACCAATCATGGCTAGGCATTGCTACGAGTTATTGCTAAGCACCACCTTCAATCACAACTAGTAACAACAAtgactatttttctttttcttttcatttcaaagtgaaaagaaaaataaggaagaGAATGAGGACGAAAGTGAGAGAACTAgaataggaaaggaaaagaagaaaaatgaggaaatagGGTTTAAGTTCAAGTTTGTATACGGGTTTGGGGTCGTTGAAGACGATGGTATTTTGAGgattttatatacaaaatttgtctaaaaaagaaaataagtgaatGTATTAAGGGATTTGGTGGATGTAGTTGACAATTCTTAGGATTTAGGAAGTTTTAAACacatttaccattttttttcttcatatctacctcatttttcaaaaaataaaaaaatataaaatataaaaaggtaacaatgcttcatttttcttcattttttaatccCACTCTAACCCTAActcattttcttacttttttttttgtctcattctttttttcatcttgtcttgctcttcatttttttcaagggtaaaataaatcaaatgaagGAGAAAGAGGCCATCATGGCATGCCATTGTGACAAGTGGAATGTCATGGCTCcccattcttcattttttttaatttgaattaaaaaaaattttgaaaaaaaaaacaatgggaGTGAAAATGAACATGGCATGACCATCAATCATCTTTCGCCAGTAATTATGTTGTAAGGCGTTACTATTAGTCATTGTGAGGTGTTACCACCAATTATAGCCCGGTGTTGTTAATCGTTGTTAGATGCTACCGTCAGTCAGGAAAAGACATTGCTACTAGTCATGGTTGACAacaacaatgatttttttttcaaggtgAAAAAAGAATGATGAGGAGGctgaggagaaaaagaaaaaaaaaaaaagacaatgaaatgaagaaaataaggaaatgcAATTAGAGTTAGAGTTTGTATATGAATATGGTAAAGTTGAATAAAGTATTTTAAggattttaaatctaaattttatttaaaaaagtagGTGGATGTGTTAAGGTATTTAGCATATgcaattaataattttcaagatcTGGGAAGTTGTAATCGCATCcatcatttttctcttcacatttaaatctcttttaaaaaaaaaaaaaaaaaaaccaatgtgAAAGGGTAATGTGGcctatttcttcttttctttcctttttgtctTAACcttgactattttttttttctttttatccttttaCATCTCGTctttcttttcatgtttttttcaaccacaaaacaaatcaaatgagagaaagagaggcaAATGGTTGCTGTAACCATCAGAGCACCatgttgaaaaaatattttcatttggtgtttaatattgaaggatatgaagaagaagaataaaaatcatACCTTGATCCATACTCCGAACTTCAATATGATTTGACATTATTCAAGTTACCGtcttgaacatttttttttcttgatcttctcTCTCCTACTCTCATTTTATACACTCCTTAAATATGAGTATGGAGATGCTTCCATTAAATTGTAAAAATGGGGAAAGATATCAAGAATTCTTCTATTTATAGGGAGTATGATTCTTCCTATCAATAAACCATTACccaattatgaattttaaaatgaatctaatttaatttcatcaaaatCCATGCATGggtaaatgaatcaaaatatttaatgaaagaaaactaaacttttaagaaaagaaaaaaaaaaaacttaagatggTCATTAAGACCACTTTTAGTTCTAACACATCTTAGTCActccatctttctttttcttttgaattgagaaaaagtagaaaaaaaaaagtgggagaGAAAGGGTGGTTGTGGCATGATTGATGGTTATCGTTCACTTGTAACGGTGCAACTAGGTGTTGTTGCCAGCCATGGTTAGTAgtaacaatgattttttttatttttattttttttgtttcaaagtggaaaaaaaatgaggaaggaaataggatggaagaaaagaaaagaaaataaggaaatagGGTTACTATTTGTATATGATTATGGGGAGGTTGAAGAAGAGagtattttaatgattttaaatataaaatttatttttaaaaataaaacagattGATGTGTTAAGAGATTTAGTGGATGTAATTAGCAATTCTAGGAATTTAGAAAGTTTTAAACACATCTACTATTATTCTCTTCATATCtactttctcttttttaaaaataaaaa
Proteins encoded in this window:
- the LOC117930229 gene encoding uncharacterized protein LOC117930229, with product MTVKDTGMFRITKYKGPHTCVNPCINQDHSQLDSSFVSKYIETLVKVEMTITVAAIQAVVAEQFGYQISYQKAMKAKRKAMTRLFGDWYKSYAELPRFFLALEHSNPGCIMYSKMVPGNNPNEEIFQRVFWAFAPSIKGFAHCRPILSIDGTHLYGKYKGTLLIAMGCDGNNQLFPLAFAITEGENTDSWSWFLACIRVGVTQRKGLCLISDRHPSIIVVVNETYSGWTQPDACHRFCIRHLASNFNTKFKDKTLKDLMCRAAMESKVKKFISHMDTIGRINAEARNWLEQIHLEKWALSYDSGRRYRIMTTNMSEIFNGVLKGARNLPITALVQLTFYRVNSYHSQAGAWCQSTRFR